Proteins encoded within one genomic window of Chlorobaculum sp. MV4-Y:
- a CDS encoding toll/interleukin-1 receptor domain-containing protein, translated as MLFVSLSDVSSPVLCDEGGKYQNFENIGHGVALAEGRAEGVYISSKFGILAQSVPKPFQEHPLLPFHHSIMANPEHLAILKQGVEVWNQWREENYNIHPDLSEVNLSGVNLNRYMLRDVSLFNADLSSADLYGTNLNNAKLIDVNVSNAIAGFTSFGGVDLSLVKGLEAIVHGAPSTIGIDTLYYSQGNIPEVFLRGCGVPDQMIEYARSLTSTPIQYYSCFISYSHKDEELAQRIHNDLQAAGLRLMI; from the coding sequence ATGCTTTTCGTCTCTCTGTCTGATGTGTCAAGTCCGGTTCTCTGTGATGAGGGCGGAAAATATCAAAATTTCGAGAATATCGGGCATGGGGTGGCGCTTGCCGAGGGGAGAGCAGAAGGCGTTTACATCTCATCAAAATTCGGTATTTTAGCCCAATCAGTACCCAAGCCGTTTCAGGAGCATCCATTATTACCCTTTCATCACTCGATCATGGCAAATCCGGAACATCTGGCAATTCTCAAGCAAGGCGTTGAGGTTTGGAATCAGTGGAGGGAAGAGAATTATAATATTCATCCGGATTTGAGTGAGGTCAATCTATCAGGCGTCAATCTTAACAGATATATGCTCAGAGATGTTAGTCTTTTTAACGCTGATCTCTCCAGTGCTGATTTATATGGGACTAATCTCAACAACGCCAAGCTAATTGATGTAAATGTAAGTAATGCTATCGCAGGTTTTACTTCTTTTGGCGGAGTTGATCTCAGTTTAGTAAAAGGTCTTGAAGCAATTGTACACGGAGCACCATCCACCATCGGCATTGACACTCTTTACTACTCACAAGGAAACATTCCCGAAGTTTTCCTCCGTGGCTGTGGTGTACCAGATCAGATGATCGAGTATGCTCGTTCTTTGACCTCGACTCCAATCCAATACTACTCCTGTTTCATCAGTTACAGCCACAAAGACGAAGAGCTTGCCCAGCGGATTCACAATGACCTTCAGGCTGCTGGTTTGCGCCTCATGATCTGA
- a CDS encoding peptide chain release factor 3, whose protein sequence is MELAKEIARRRTFAIISHPDAGKTTLTEKLLLFGGAIHTAGAVKSNKIRKTATSDFMEIEKQRGISVATSVMGFEYRGKRINILDTPGHKDFAEDTYRTLTAVDSVILVVDSMKGVEEQTERLMEVCRMRHTPVIIFINKLDREGRNPFELLDELEQKLDIQVCPMTWPISQGQTFKGVYNLFDRSLNLFEANSSKIGEKLTDIEGIDDPKLEHWVGSTYAGKLREDVSLIEGVYEPYELEMYREGLQAPVFFGSAINNFGVGELLDTFIDIAPCPHEREASERMVHASEETLSGFVFKIHANLDPNHRDRTAFFKICSGRFERNKFYQHTRLGKKLRFSNPTQFMAQEKSVIDEAWAGDVIGLYDNGSLKIGDTLTEGENLHFRGIPSFSPEIFKVLENRDPLKTKQLEKGIRQLTDEGVAQLFIQYGTRKIVGTVGELQFDVIQFRLEHEYGAQCAFTPLRFHKAFWITSDNQEQLDEFMRRRANVIAFDKEDHPVFMAETEWMLKIAKEDFPEIEFHSTSEFKTEGKDA, encoded by the coding sequence ATGGAGTTAGCAAAAGAGATCGCGCGGCGGCGGACGTTCGCTATTATCAGCCACCCGGATGCGGGTAAAACCACCCTCACCGAAAAGCTGCTGCTGTTCGGCGGCGCAATCCATACGGCAGGCGCGGTGAAGAGCAACAAGATCCGCAAGACGGCGACCAGCGACTTCATGGAGATCGAGAAGCAGCGCGGCATTTCGGTGGCGACTTCGGTGATGGGCTTCGAGTATCGCGGCAAGCGCATCAACATCCTCGACACGCCGGGTCACAAAGATTTCGCGGAAGACACCTACCGCACACTGACCGCCGTGGACAGCGTCATCCTCGTGGTGGACAGCATGAAGGGCGTCGAGGAGCAGACCGAGCGCCTGATGGAGGTGTGCCGGATGCGCCATACGCCGGTGATCATTTTCATCAACAAGCTCGACCGCGAGGGGCGCAACCCTTTCGAGCTGCTCGACGAGCTGGAGCAGAAGCTCGACATTCAGGTGTGCCCAATGACCTGGCCGATCAGCCAGGGGCAAACCTTCAAGGGAGTGTACAACCTCTTCGACCGTTCGCTGAACCTGTTTGAGGCCAATTCGTCAAAGATCGGCGAAAAGCTGACCGACATCGAGGGCATCGACGATCCGAAGCTCGAACACTGGGTCGGTTCAACTTATGCCGGGAAGCTGCGCGAAGACGTGTCGCTGATCGAGGGTGTGTACGAACCATACGAGCTTGAGATGTATCGCGAAGGGTTGCAGGCGCCGGTCTTTTTCGGCAGCGCGATCAACAACTTCGGCGTCGGCGAGCTGCTCGACACCTTCATCGACATCGCCCCCTGCCCGCACGAGCGCGAGGCGTCGGAGCGCATGGTGCACGCTTCGGAAGAGACGCTATCGGGCTTCGTCTTCAAGATTCACGCCAACCTCGACCCGAACCACCGCGACCGCACGGCCTTCTTCAAAATCTGCTCGGGCCGCTTCGAGCGCAACAAATTCTACCAGCACACACGCCTCGGCAAAAAGCTGCGCTTCTCTAACCCGACGCAGTTCATGGCGCAGGAGAAGAGCGTCATCGACGAGGCGTGGGCGGGCGACGTGATCGGCCTGTACGACAACGGCTCGCTGAAGATCGGCGACACCTTGACCGAGGGCGAAAACCTGCACTTTCGCGGCATTCCGAGCTTTTCGCCGGAGATCTTCAAGGTGCTCGAAAACCGCGACCCGCTCAAAACCAAGCAGCTCGAAAAAGGCATCCGCCAGCTCACCGACGAAGGCGTGGCGCAGCTCTTCATCCAGTACGGCACGCGCAAGATTGTGGGCACGGTGGGTGAACTTCAGTTCGACGTGATCCAGTTCCGCCTCGAACACGAATACGGCGCGCAGTGCGCCTTCACACCGCTGCGCTTCCACAAAGCCTTCTGGATCACCAGCGACAACCAGGAGCAGCTCGACGAGTTCATGCGCCGCCGCGCCAATGTGATTGCATTCGACAAGGAGGATCACCCGGTCTTCATGGCCGAAACCGAGTGGATGCTCAAGATCGCCAAAGAGGACTTCCCGGAGATCGAATTCCACTCTACCTCGGAGTTCAAAACGGAAGGTAAAGACGCCTGA